One genomic window of Mustela nigripes isolate SB6536 unplaced genomic scaffold, MUSNIG.SB6536 HiC_scaffold_923, whole genome shotgun sequence includes the following:
- the LOC132008761 gene encoding olfactory receptor 11H12-like — MNVSAPYSSFSSVREFILLGFSCEWKIQILLFSLFTTTYVLTVTGNGAIVCALWCECRLHVPMYIFLGNFSFLEIWYVSSTVPKMLVNFISYKKTISFTGCFLQFYFFFSLGTSECFLLAVMALDRYLAICHPLHYPNVMTGHFCTKLVIICWVCGFLWFLIPIVFISQMPFCGPNIIDHVVCDPGPLFALACTSAPTIQQLCYTLSSLIIFGNFLFILGSYTLVLLAVLRMPSATGRHKAFSTCGSHLAVVSLFYGSLMIMYVSPGLGHSAGIQKVATLFYAMVTPFFNPLIYSLRNKEIKAALRKVLGHLSIIQTILDNPPII, encoded by the coding sequence ATGAATGTTTCTGCGCCATACTCCAGCTTTTCTTCTGTAAGAGAATTTATACTCCTAGGTTTTTCTTGTGAGTGGAAGATTCAGATCCTTCTCTTCTCACTCTTCACCACAACATATGTTTTGACTGTAACAGGGAATGGGGCCATTGTTTGTGCTTTGTGGTGTGAATGCCGACTCCATGTCCCCATGTACATTTTCCTGGGAAATTTCTCCTTTCTAGAGATTTGGTATGTCTCTTCTACAGTTCCCAAGATGCTGGTCAATTTCATCTCATATAAAAAGACCATCTCCTTTACTGGATGTTTcctccaattttatttctttttctctttgggaaCATCTGAATGTTTCCTCTTGGCTGTCATGGCCCTTGATCGGTACCTTGCTATCTGCCATCCCTTGCACTACCCTAACGTCATGACTGGACACTTCTGTACCAAACTTGTCATTATCTGTTGGGTTTGTGGATTTCTGTGGTTCCTGATCCCCATTGTATTCATCTCTCAGATGCCCTTCTGTGGTCCAAACATTATTGACCATGTTGTATGTGACCCAGGGCCACTGTTTGCATTGGCATGTACCTCTGCTCCAACAATCCAACAGCTTTGCTATACTTTAAGCTCATTAATTATCTTTGGTAACTTCCTTTTTATCCTTGGGTCCTATACACTTGTCCTATTAGCTGTGTTGCGTATGCCTTCAGCCACTGGGAGACACAAGGCCTTCTCAACCTGTGGGTCTCATTTGGCTGTGGTATCACTATTCTATGGCTCTCTGATGATCATGTATGTGAGCCCAGGACTTGGGCATTCTGCTGGTATACAGAAAGTTGCAACTTTGTTCTATGCTATGGTAACTCCATTCTTCAACCCCCTCATCTATAGCCTTCGGAATAAGGAGATAAAAGCAGCCCTGAGGAAAGTTCTGGGGCATCTCAGTATCATCCAAACTATACTGGATAATCCCCCCATTATCAG